Proteins from one Cellulosilyticum lentocellum DSM 5427 genomic window:
- the spoVAE gene encoding stage V sporulation protein AE codes for MEYLKCFVVGGLICLIGQILLDRTQLTNGKIMVLFLVAGAVLQAIGVYGPIVEFAGAGATVPISGFGYALAKGAIEEVKSSGIMGAFSGGLAATASGITAAIVFGYLAALLANPKSKS; via the coding sequence ATGGAATACCTCAAGTGCTTTGTAGTAGGTGGTCTTATTTGTTTAATAGGACAGATTTTATTAGACCGTACTCAATTAACAAATGGTAAAATTATGGTGCTTTTCTTGGTAGCAGGAGCCGTTTTACAAGCTATAGGTGTTTATGGACCCATCGTAGAGTTTGCAGGGGCAGGAGCAACAGTACCTATTTCTGGTTTTGGTTATGCCTTGGCCAAAGGAGCAATAGAAGAAGTTAAAAGTAGTGGGATTATGGGTGCCTTTTCAGGAGGCCTAGCAGCAACAGCTTCAGGTATTACAGCAGCTATTGTATTCGGCTATTTGGCAGCGCTACTGGCTAATCCTAAAAGCAAGTCATAA
- a CDS encoding bacteriohemerythrin, with protein MKWKSSYAIGVEAIDKQHERLFDISERIEELFLLPGHMDKFDEIVEIIEELKAYVIYHFNEEQQLMEKIQYPKYFSHLVEHQDFIEKINDFDLHELDHAQQQQLRELVDFIMTWLVEHVLEKDKAFATYCREKNM; from the coding sequence ATGAAATGGAAATCTAGTTATGCGATAGGTGTTGAAGCAATTGATAAGCAACATGAAAGGTTGTTTGATATTTCGGAGCGTATTGAGGAATTATTTTTATTACCAGGTCACATGGATAAGTTTGATGAGATAGTGGAGATAATAGAAGAGTTAAAAGCATATGTGATCTATCATTTTAATGAAGAACAACAATTAATGGAGAAGATTCAATACCCTAAGTATTTTTCACATTTAGTGGAGCATCAAGATTTTATAGAAAAAATAAATGATTTTGATTTACATGAATTAGATCATGCCCAACAACAACAATTAAGAGAACTTGTGGATTTTATTATGACATGGCTTGTAGAGCATGTCCTAGAAAAAGATAAAGCTTTTGCAACCTACTGCCGAGAAAAAAATATGTAG
- a CDS encoding polysaccharide deacetylase family protein, with product MKKRIKSIILLFLVLIQITALGSPVDQDKSKGQIEYKVLYLTFDDGPSEYTGKLLDVLAKYHMKATFFMLDAEMKRNPDMVKRIVAEGHAVGVHGVTHEKSTFYCGTLGPLKEMDKANATLEQITGSKTNLARTPYGSSPYLTKKQAEALAAREYVIWDWNIDSKDWCYRNPYKTFRATTQMIQKSQKEPKVILFHDIKHVVETMTLFLEWMQEHQYTSKPITTDITPVKLKQKIN from the coding sequence ATGAAGAAAAGAATTAAATCCATCATTCTATTGTTCCTTGTTTTGATTCAAATAACGGCTTTAGGTAGTCCGGTAGATCAAGATAAATCAAAAGGGCAAATAGAATACAAAGTCCTATATTTAACATTTGATGATGGACCGAGTGAGTATACGGGAAAATTGTTAGATGTTTTGGCTAAGTATCATATGAAAGCTACTTTTTTTATGCTAGATGCAGAGATGAAACGTAATCCAGATATGGTAAAACGTATAGTAGCAGAAGGACATGCCGTTGGTGTTCATGGTGTGACTCATGAAAAATCTACTTTTTATTGTGGTACATTAGGACCTTTAAAAGAAATGGATAAAGCGAATGCTACACTAGAACAAATTACAGGAAGCAAGACCAATTTAGCTAGAACGCCTTATGGAAGTAGCCCTTATTTAACGAAGAAGCAAGCAGAAGCATTAGCAGCTCGTGAATATGTGATATGGGACTGGAATATTGATTCTAAAGATTGGTGTTATCGTAATCCTTATAAAACATTTCGGGCCACGACTCAAATGATTCAAAAATCTCAGAAAGAGCCTAAAGTTATTTTGTTCCATGATATTAAGCATGTAGTTGAAACAATGACTCTTTTTTTAGAGTGGATGCAAGAGCATCAATATACATCTAAGCCAATTACTACAGATATTACTCCAGTTAAACTAAAACAAAAAATAAATTAA
- a CDS encoding nitrite/sulfite reductase: MRNLRQILLEEIPEFKAKGEAFLKGELGKMDFKKVSGGFGVYAHRDGKHFMIRLRILSGVLGKEQLVAICNLAERYAVPMIHLTTRQAIQFHKLSLDNICKVMEEGLEYNLYTRGAGGNYPRNVAMSPLAGLMKEEAFDVVPYAMAANAYFLQRINTYHLPRKLKVSFTSDKADGSQATVQDMGFVATLKDNKPYFKLYLGGGLGRNPRKGIPVDRLLPAEEALYALEAMVQFFTHEGDYEHHHKARVRYIADRMGDEAFVNCFWKYFETAKVKGGLDFSPEMPKYTKVGKTVEINHIAITSQKQEGLYSYYFHPLGGQLDYRLLRKISNLIEPMTDVHVRLSMGEGLYLVHLDGEEVQQVAEALDADNYLLGVEQTRSCIGVPICQMGILESQKALKAIVDYFKAKGNIKKSLPPIYISGCPNSCGVHQIAGIGLVGNKKKIDGVLTGIYDVYMKGKCTVGETHLGELIGEVQEDQLPGFLYDLASKIEATHQSFDQYMEANKEEVEQLLSK, from the coding sequence ATGAGGAACTTAAGACAAATTCTTTTAGAAGAAATCCCTGAGTTTAAAGCAAAAGGTGAAGCTTTTTTAAAGGGCGAGCTTGGCAAAATGGATTTTAAAAAAGTCTCAGGTGGCTTTGGTGTTTATGCTCACCGAGATGGTAAGCATTTTATGATTCGTTTACGTATTTTATCAGGTGTTTTAGGAAAAGAACAATTAGTGGCCATATGCAATTTAGCAGAACGCTATGCAGTTCCCATGATTCATTTGACTACAAGGCAAGCTATTCAGTTTCATAAGCTAAGTTTAGATAATATTTGTAAGGTGATGGAGGAAGGTCTTGAATATAACCTTTACACAAGAGGAGCAGGTGGTAATTATCCTAGAAATGTAGCAATGAGCCCATTAGCGGGATTAATGAAGGAAGAAGCATTTGATGTGGTACCTTATGCCATGGCAGCTAATGCGTACTTCCTGCAGCGTATTAATACCTATCATTTACCTAGAAAATTAAAGGTTTCTTTTACCAGTGATAAGGCAGATGGTTCTCAAGCTACAGTACAAGATATGGGATTTGTAGCAACATTAAAAGATAACAAGCCTTATTTCAAGCTTTATCTAGGAGGTGGATTAGGGCGTAATCCAAGAAAAGGTATTCCAGTGGATAGATTACTACCAGCAGAAGAAGCGTTATATGCGCTAGAAGCCATGGTACAGTTCTTTACTCATGAAGGAGATTATGAGCATCATCATAAGGCACGGGTCAGATATATTGCAGATCGTATGGGAGATGAAGCTTTTGTCAACTGCTTTTGGAAGTATTTTGAGACTGCTAAAGTAAAAGGGGGATTAGATTTTTCTCCGGAGATGCCTAAGTACACAAAAGTAGGTAAAACAGTAGAAATAAATCATATAGCTATTACATCACAAAAGCAAGAAGGTCTTTACAGTTATTATTTTCATCCCTTAGGGGGACAATTAGATTACAGGCTTCTTAGAAAGATTTCTAATCTGATTGAACCAATGACAGATGTTCATGTCAGATTATCCATGGGTGAAGGTCTTTATTTAGTTCATTTAGATGGTGAAGAAGTACAGCAAGTAGCGGAGGCTTTGGATGCAGATAACTACTTGTTAGGGGTAGAACAAACCAGATCTTGTATAGGTGTTCCTATCTGTCAAATGGGTATATTAGAAAGTCAGAAAGCGTTAAAAGCTATAGTAGATTATTTTAAAGCAAAAGGCAATATCAAAAAAAGCTTACCGCCTATTTATATTTCCGGTTGTCCTAACTCTTGTGGTGTACACCAGATTGCAGGTATTGGTTTAGTAGGTAACAAGAAGAAAATAGATGGTGTATTAACAGGTATTTATGATGTGTATATGAAAGGAAAGTGTACAGTAGGGGAGACTCATTTAGGGGAATTAATAGGAGAAGTTCAGGAGGACCAATTACCTGGTTTTTTATATGATTTAGCTTCTAAAATAGAAGCTACTCATCAATCTTTTGACCAATATATGGAGGCAAATAAGGAGGAAGTAGAGCAGTTGTTAAGTAAATAA
- a CDS encoding Lrp/AsnC family transcriptional regulator, translating to MKNEILELLENNSRLTAEDIAIMIGKEVHEVAKAIKEMEDNQIICGYNTLINWDHTDKKDIVTALIEVRVTPQRGEGFDKVAERIYNYNEVKAVYLMSGGFDFTVIIEGKTMKEVALFVGQKLAPLDSVLSTATHFVLKKYKDYGVIFEEGKKDGRMIVSP from the coding sequence ATGAAAAATGAAATTTTAGAGCTTTTAGAGAATAATAGCAGATTAACTGCTGAGGATATTGCCATTATGATTGGCAAAGAGGTACATGAAGTGGCCAAGGCGATTAAAGAAATGGAAGATAATCAAATTATTTGCGGTTATAACACACTTATTAATTGGGATCATACAGACAAAAAAGATATTGTCACAGCACTTATTGAAGTGCGTGTAACCCCTCAAAGAGGTGAAGGGTTCGATAAAGTAGCTGAACGTATTTATAATTATAATGAAGTAAAAGCTGTCTATTTAATGTCAGGTGGTTTTGACTTTACGGTTATTATCGAAGGAAAAACAATGAAAGAAGTTGCCCTTTTTGTTGGTCAAAAGTTAGCACCGTTAGATTCTGTTTTAAGTACAGCCACTCACTTTGTACTTAAAAAATATAAAGATTATGGAGTGATTTTTGAGGAAGGTAAAAAGGACGGAAGGATGATTGTATCGCCATGA
- a CDS encoding TraX family protein, with protein sequence MKIIAAIFMLMDHIGMLFYPTQPLWRALGRLAMPLFAYGVASGFWHTSSLKNYMKRMTVFAIISQLPFLWMFQVAYGRAFGLNIGFTFLIALGCLWLLKSTEQQSETVKIGNYIMIGLLLILAEGLACDYGMYGVAVVILFYEYSFKKENQLVAYILFSLLTLLDSLIYNSPLQIYAVLSIVFIILLKNKRLSGLRYFFYLFYPLHMFVLVFIKLLFF encoded by the coding sequence GTGAAGATTATAGCTGCTATTTTCATGCTAATGGATCATATAGGAATGTTATTTTATCCTACTCAGCCATTATGGCGTGCGTTAGGAAGATTAGCAATGCCTTTATTTGCTTATGGGGTTGCTAGTGGTTTTTGGCATACTTCCTCATTAAAAAATTATATGAAGCGAATGACGGTATTTGCAATTATTTCTCAGTTGCCATTTTTATGGATGTTTCAAGTAGCTTATGGAAGGGCTTTCGGCTTAAATATTGGTTTTACATTTTTAATTGCATTAGGTTGTCTTTGGCTTTTAAAGAGTACAGAGCAGCAAAGTGAGACTGTGAAAATTGGCAATTATATAATGATTGGTTTATTACTGATTTTAGCAGAAGGATTAGCGTGTGACTATGGTATGTATGGTGTTGCTGTAGTGATTCTTTTTTATGAGTATAGTTTTAAAAAAGAAAATCAACTAGTGGCATATATTTTATTTAGTCTACTTACCTTATTGGATAGCTTAATCTATAATAGTCCGTTGCAAATTTATGCAGTGTTGTCCATTGTCTTTATTATACTACTAAAGAATAAGCGGTTGAGTGGTTTACGTTATTTCTTTTATTTATTTTATCCGTTGCATATGTTTGTATTAGTATTTATTAAATTATTATTTTTTTAA
- a CDS encoding penicillin-binding transpeptidase domain-containing protein, producing MGIHKLNQKKHRLLSDRLFIVSIVVVGMFVVLVYQFYTLQIIEHAAYEEDLRASVQREVEIPAIRGLIYDRYGKPLVSNKPIYVLKTDPQVSLKKDDYNQILLNVANLLEENEDTYIDNMPISKTVPFTFTEDDQSIRSFITNYVPYDNQEHKELLYTYSAPELMAYLRGEKGYNLDSEISDEDARKILAMRLQISQTTYQKYKKVTLAKNISMETLAAIEEHQDDFPSIMAEVESERYYTETYSKAFGNILGYTRMITESQYNDLKDSGYEKDDLVGQVGIEGSMESELKGEKGSKLIEVDNAGRTVFTLETKEAKAGNDVYLTLDADLQLATYQAMEKRLAEGIVGRLQGKEKTVPLTGREILISMAKNNQLDFNIMKTAPQSQMQRQLYDKVAADYEKALNVLKEKEKNLSKEEKTTLTIKQHFANMLDSEEILITDRELLLALGEQESLKLDEDQMKRIWDGNIGSIEALLIAELESGELKPDQTAIMPFSGSAVVVDVNTGEVLALVGYPSYDSNEFTQNFNSIYRKLHDGVDERNIEINRALKTAKAPGSTFKMIVAVAGLEEEVVTPDTMIYDTGEYPNVGLPAPKCWIYTNTGHGHGSLNIQGALEVSCNYYFYDIAYRLGLKYGAPYGGIDALSKYVEMFGLSHTSGVELEETAPNISNPKNAVSTQAARALNYIKNMKDKKSENREKLLSEVQEYLDIFYTLGDSRATDLDGRIDYLTQSYIKKSLDSELAIVLSEDLSTIYDKVIEDIGDALQEGVNAISKEIADEVLARDSKTSLKLRTKSVVQETLESYIEAGTRKTITKTLDKMPQGVLEQAYYDGYAAAYKRYEDQEDMKDVCAELERRMAAIKEGSFNAQERTVSKVIDRILSVYVDDFFKDIHMEWNVSDNVRTAIGQGGNTFTPVQMARYVAGLANGHTVYDLKVVSGIDDHKITGDYTQTPEKVFNTLNFKESTLTNIYEGMHKVATGSAGTARSYFTDFPIQVAAKTGTAQEGKYENSWFVGFAPYDKPEIAVVTSMYGADGLGGSNTQLAKDVFEAYFKIGQEKEKVTLGNKFVQ from the coding sequence ATGGGAATTCATAAACTCAACCAAAAAAAACACCGTTTACTTTCTGATAGATTATTTATTGTGTCCATTGTGGTGGTGGGCATGTTTGTTGTTTTAGTTTATCAGTTTTATACATTACAAATTATAGAACATGCTGCTTATGAAGAAGATTTAAGAGCAAGTGTACAAAGAGAAGTAGAGATACCTGCTATAAGAGGTCTTATTTATGACCGCTATGGCAAACCCTTAGTAAGTAATAAACCGATTTATGTACTTAAAACAGACCCACAAGTTAGTTTGAAAAAAGATGATTATAACCAAATTCTTTTAAATGTGGCTAATTTGCTTGAAGAAAATGAAGATACATATATTGATAATATGCCAATTTCCAAAACGGTACCTTTTACTTTTACAGAAGATGACCAAAGTATTAGAAGTTTTATTACCAATTATGTACCTTATGATAATCAAGAACACAAGGAATTGTTATATACCTATTCTGCACCAGAATTGATGGCTTATTTAAGAGGAGAAAAAGGATATAATCTGGATTCAGAAATTAGTGATGAAGATGCAAGAAAAATTTTAGCAATGCGTTTACAAATCTCACAAACCACTTATCAAAAATATAAAAAGGTAACGCTAGCTAAAAATATTTCAATGGAAACCTTAGCTGCTATTGAGGAGCATCAAGATGATTTCCCAAGTATTATGGCAGAAGTAGAATCTGAGCGTTATTATACAGAGACTTATAGTAAAGCGTTTGGTAATATTTTAGGGTATACCCGTATGATTACTGAAAGTCAGTACAATGACTTAAAAGATAGTGGCTATGAAAAAGATGACTTAGTAGGGCAAGTAGGTATTGAAGGCAGTATGGAGTCCGAGCTTAAAGGAGAAAAAGGAAGTAAGCTCATAGAAGTAGACAATGCAGGACGAACTGTATTCACCCTAGAGACGAAAGAAGCTAAAGCTGGAAATGATGTTTATTTAACCTTGGATGCTGATTTGCAATTAGCTACTTATCAGGCTATGGAAAAACGTTTAGCTGAAGGTATTGTAGGTAGATTACAAGGAAAAGAAAAAACCGTTCCTTTAACAGGGAGAGAAATTCTCATTTCCATGGCTAAGAATAACCAACTAGATTTTAATATAATGAAAACTGCTCCACAAAGCCAAATGCAAAGACAACTTTATGATAAAGTAGCAGCAGATTATGAAAAAGCATTAAATGTTTTAAAAGAAAAAGAAAAAAATCTATCAAAAGAAGAAAAAACGACCTTAACCATTAAGCAGCATTTTGCTAATATGTTAGATAGCGAAGAAATTTTAATTACTGATAGAGAGCTTCTTCTTGCTTTAGGAGAGCAAGAAAGTTTAAAATTAGATGAAGATCAAATGAAACGTATTTGGGATGGTAATATCGGTTCTATAGAAGCTCTTTTAATTGCTGAACTAGAAAGTGGAGAATTAAAGCCTGATCAAACAGCGATTATGCCATTTAGTGGTTCAGCTGTAGTCGTAGATGTTAATACTGGAGAAGTATTAGCTTTAGTAGGCTATCCTTCTTATGATAGTAATGAATTTACACAGAACTTTAATTCTATTTATAGAAAATTACATGACGGTGTAGATGAACGTAATATTGAAATTAATCGTGCTTTAAAAACAGCTAAAGCCCCAGGTTCTACTTTTAAAATGATTGTAGCTGTAGCTGGTTTAGAAGAAGAAGTAGTAACACCTGATACAATGATCTATGATACAGGTGAATATCCAAATGTAGGATTGCCAGCACCTAAATGTTGGATTTATACGAATACTGGTCATGGACATGGTAGTTTAAATATACAAGGGGCTTTAGAGGTGTCTTGTAACTATTATTTCTATGATATTGCTTATCGTTTAGGACTTAAATATGGCGCACCTTATGGAGGAATTGATGCGCTTTCAAAATACGTAGAAATGTTTGGATTAAGCCATACCTCTGGTGTTGAATTAGAAGAAACAGCACCTAATATTTCAAATCCTAAAAATGCAGTTAGCACACAAGCAGCTAGAGCACTTAACTATATTAAAAATATGAAGGATAAGAAAAGTGAAAATAGAGAGAAACTCTTATCAGAGGTACAAGAGTACTTGGACATTTTCTATACATTAGGTGATAGTAGAGCAACAGACTTAGATGGCAGAATTGATTATTTAACACAAAGTTATATTAAGAAAAGTTTAGATTCTGAATTAGCCATTGTTTTGAGCGAAGATTTATCTACGATTTATGATAAAGTGATTGAAGATATAGGAGATGCCCTGCAAGAAGGTGTAAATGCCATTTCTAAAGAAATTGCTGATGAGGTACTAGCAAGGGATAGTAAAACAAGCTTAAAGTTACGTACTAAAAGTGTGGTACAAGAAACTTTAGAAAGTTATATAGAGGCAGGGACACGTAAGACAATCACTAAAACTTTAGATAAGATGCCACAAGGTGTCTTAGAGCAAGCCTATTATGATGGTTATGCGGCAGCGTATAAGCGTTATGAAGATCAAGAAGATATGAAAGATGTTTGCGCGGAACTAGAAAGACGTATGGCTGCTATTAAAGAAGGGAGCTTTAATGCACAGGAACGTACAGTAAGTAAAGTAATTGATCGTATTTTAAGTGTTTACGTAGATGATTTCTTTAAAGATATTCATATGGAATGGAATGTTTCAGATAATGTACGTACAGCTATTGGTCAGGGAGGGAATACCTTTACACCGGTACAAATGGCACGTTATGTAGCAGGCCTAGCTAATGGACATACGGTTTATGACTTAAAAGTAGTAAGTGGCATTGATGATCACAAGATTACTGGAGATTATACGCAAACACCAGAAAAAGTATTTAATACCCTTAATTTTAAAGAATCTACCTTGACTAATATTTATGAAGGAATGCATAAAGTAGCTACAGGCTCAGCTGGTACAGCGAGAAGTTATTTTACAGACTTTCCTATTCAAGTAGCAGCTAAAACAGGAACAGCTCAAGAAGGAAAATATGAAAATAGCTGGTTTGTTGGTTTTGCACCTTACGATAAGCCGGAGATTGCGGTTGTTACCAGTATGTATGGTGCAGATGGCTTGGGTGGTAGTAATACCCAGCTTGCAAAAGATGTTTTTGAAGCTTACTTTAAAATTGGTCAAGAAAAAGAAAAGGTGACATTAGGAAACAAATTTGTACAGTAG
- a CDS encoding transcriptional regulator PerR, with protein MLESTAILKAHHLKVTPQRLAIFKMLRHTNVHPSAETIYNSLQEDHPTMSLATVYKTLDAFVQNGLVQQLNLGEDSYRYDADTSPHSHMQCTVCKSVEDIEQLQQVAPIKQEVQELTGYQLLSEQFYFYGICPECQKTAQ; from the coding sequence ATGCTAGAATCAACTGCTATTTTAAAAGCACATCACCTTAAAGTAACACCTCAACGTCTTGCTATCTTTAAAATGTTACGTCATACTAACGTGCATCCTAGTGCTGAAACCATTTATAATAGCTTACAAGAAGACCATCCAACCATGAGTTTAGCTACCGTTTATAAGACACTAGATGCCTTTGTACAAAATGGCCTTGTGCAACAGTTGAACTTAGGGGAAGATAGTTACCGCTATGATGCTGATACATCACCTCATAGCCACATGCAATGTACAGTTTGTAAATCAGTAGAAGATATTGAACAACTTCAGCAAGTAGCACCTATTAAGCAAGAAGTTCAAGAATTAACAGGTTATCAGCTTCTTAGTGAGCAATTTTATTTTTATGGTATTTGTCCTGAATGCCAAAAAACAGCACAATAA
- a CDS encoding CDIF630_02480 family spore surface protein, whose protein sequence is MHDQKSKALSGKNNKRINNTDTRNSEITFPLVDAQEVNPAAGTSTPSIEDVIHAKDWVDNGSRL, encoded by the coding sequence ATGCACGATCAAAAAAGCAAAGCTTTATCAGGAAAGAATAATAAAAGAATAAATAATACCGATACAAGAAACAGTGAAATCACCTTTCCACTAGTGGATGCACAGGAGGTCAATCCTGCGGCAGGTACAAGTACACCTTCTATAGAAGATGTCATTCACGCAAAAGATTGGGTAGACAATGGTAGTCGCTTGTAA
- a CDS encoding arsenate reductase family protein has protein sequence MKMIFIYYPSCSTCKKALKTLKEHDAIVEIRHIVEDTPTAEELKAWIMQSGEPFTKFFNTHGVLYKEMGLKERVKNMNIEEAVALLAGNGMLIKRPLLITEDKVLVGFKEDDYKQLLK, from the coding sequence ATGAAAATGATTTTTATTTACTATCCATCTTGTAGCACTTGTAAAAAGGCATTAAAGACATTAAAAGAACATGATGCTATAGTGGAAATAAGGCATATTGTAGAAGACACACCGACAGCAGAGGAGTTAAAGGCGTGGATTATGCAAAGTGGGGAACCATTTACTAAGTTTTTTAATACACATGGTGTACTTTATAAAGAAATGGGATTAAAAGAACGTGTGAAGAATATGAATATAGAAGAAGCAGTAGCATTATTAGCAGGAAATGGCATGCTTATTAAAAGACCATTATTAATCACAGAGGATAAAGTACTTGTGGGTTTTAAAGAAGACGATTATAAGCAACTATTAAAATAG
- a CDS encoding aminotransferase class I/II-fold pyridoxal phosphate-dependent enzyme: MINYDELMVKRIMDVPPSGIRKFFDIANEMGDAISLGVGEPDFDTPWHIREEGIYSLEKGKTFYSANAGLLELREEICNYMKRRFDLSYSPKDQTLVTVGGSEAIDLALRILINPGDEVLIPEPCYVSYTPCTIFAGGTPVTIPTREENNFKLTPDELRQYITPRTKILILPYPNNPTGAIMEKEELEAIAEVLRETNIIVLSDEIYGELTYGKKHVSIASIEGMYERTILISGFSKSYAMTGWRLGYALGPVPLMKLMTKMHQFAIMCAPTTSQYAAIEAMRNGDDDVAMMCESYNKRRRLMVEHFRQMGLSCFEPEGAFYVFPSIKQTGMTSDEFCETLLKEEKVAVVPGTAFGTYGEGFIRCSYAYSVEELKEALVRIERFVSKRIK, translated from the coding sequence ATGATAAATTATGATGAATTAATGGTAAAGCGTATTATGGATGTACCCCCATCGGGAATACGTAAATTTTTTGATATTGCAAATGAAATGGGAGATGCTATTTCATTAGGTGTTGGAGAACCTGATTTTGATACACCATGGCATATTCGTGAAGAGGGCATTTATTCTCTAGAAAAAGGGAAGACCTTTTATTCTGCTAATGCAGGTCTTTTAGAACTGCGTGAAGAAATCTGCAACTATATGAAAAGAAGATTTGACTTAAGTTATAGCCCTAAAGATCAGACTTTGGTAACAGTAGGTGGAAGCGAAGCCATTGATTTGGCGCTTCGTATATTAATTAATCCTGGTGACGAGGTGCTTATACCCGAACCATGCTATGTTTCTTATACGCCATGTACAATTTTTGCTGGTGGAACACCTGTGACGATACCTACAAGGGAAGAAAATAACTTTAAATTAACACCAGATGAGTTAAGACAGTATATTACACCACGTACAAAAATACTTATTTTACCATATCCTAATAATCCGACAGGAGCTATTATGGAAAAGGAAGAATTAGAAGCAATTGCTGAAGTATTAAGAGAAACCAATATTATTGTGTTATCAGATGAAATTTATGGAGAACTAACGTATGGTAAAAAGCATGTCTCTATTGCTAGCATTGAAGGTATGTATGAGCGTACCATTTTAATTAGTGGTTTTTCTAAATCTTATGCCATGACAGGCTGGCGTTTAGGATATGCTTTAGGGCCAGTGCCATTGATGAAATTGATGACGAAAATGCACCAATTTGCTATTATGTGTGCGCCAACGACAAGCCAATATGCAGCCATTGAAGCGATGAGGAATGGTGATGATGATGTGGCTATGATGTGTGAGAGCTATAATAAAAGAAGACGTTTAATGGTAGAGCATTTTAGGCAAATGGGATTATCTTGTTTTGAACCAGAAGGTGCTTTTTATGTATTTCCAAGTATTAAGCAAACTGGAATGACTAGTGATGAATTTTGTGAAACACTGTTAAAAGAAGAGAAGGTAGCAGTTGTACCGGGTACTGCATTTGGTACATATGGAGAAGGTTTTATTAGATGTTCATATGCTTATTCAGTTGAAGAGCTAAAAGAAGCCCTTGTGCGTATTGAACGTTTTGTAAGTAAAAGAATCAAATAA
- a CDS encoding GNAT family N-acetyltransferase — protein MFIRDIQAQDQAIYMQMSKDFYHSDATLFAMTDEQLQATLQKALQNSPFLRLVIIEEEQKTVGYGLLAFYWSNEAGGMVTQLEEFYVLPEYRGKQLGSQFLNWLIDSYSDQTARFRLEICSSNVGAKKLYEKYGFSTLDYIQMIKDMQ, from the coding sequence ATGTTTATTCGCGATATTCAAGCTCAAGATCAAGCCATTTACATGCAAATGTCTAAAGACTTTTATCATAGCGATGCCACTCTTTTTGCTATGACTGATGAGCAGCTACAAGCTACCCTTCAGAAAGCCCTTCAAAACTCACCTTTTTTAAGGCTTGTTATTATTGAAGAAGAACAAAAAACCGTAGGTTATGGTTTATTAGCTTTTTATTGGAGTAATGAAGCTGGTGGCATGGTAACTCAGTTAGAAGAGTTCTATGTTTTACCAGAATATAGAGGAAAACAGCTAGGTAGCCAATTTTTAAATTGGTTAATAGATTCTTATAGCGATCAAACAGCTCGTTTCCGTTTAGAAATATGTTCCAGTAATGTGGGAGCTAAAAAGCTCTATGAAAAATATGGATTTAGTACTTTAGATTATATTCAAATGATTAAAGATATGCAATAA